One Kineosporia corallincola DNA window includes the following coding sequences:
- a CDS encoding ABC transporter ATP-binding protein yields the protein MSTDDVSMLRVCGVSKAYGAVQALRDVSFDVAPGTMTALVGRSGSGKTTLLNLVGGLDSPDAGTVFVNGAEVTGLNEAGRSRLRRDTVAYVFQTFGLVPVLSAAENVGVPLRMRRTPREERERRVATLLELVGLAGHADQRPDELSGGQQQRVAIARALASSPRLLVADEPTGQLDAETGLSVMALLRGVVESEGVTALISTHDPVMMRLADRVIRISDGRVSEEPEPPGAAG from the coding sequence ATGAGCACGGACGACGTGAGCATGCTCAGGGTCTGCGGGGTCAGCAAGGCCTACGGCGCCGTGCAGGCGCTGCGGGACGTGTCGTTCGACGTCGCTCCGGGCACGATGACCGCGCTGGTCGGGCGCTCCGGATCGGGCAAGACCACCCTGCTGAACCTGGTCGGCGGGCTTGACTCACCGGACGCCGGAACGGTTTTCGTTAACGGCGCCGAGGTCACCGGGCTGAACGAGGCCGGGCGCAGCCGGTTGCGGCGCGACACCGTGGCCTACGTGTTCCAGACCTTCGGCCTGGTGCCGGTGCTGTCGGCGGCCGAGAACGTCGGTGTGCCGCTGCGGATGCGGCGCACGCCGCGCGAGGAACGCGAACGCCGGGTGGCGACCCTGCTGGAACTCGTCGGCCTGGCGGGGCACGCCGACCAGCGCCCCGACGAGCTCTCCGGCGGGCAGCAGCAGCGGGTGGCGATCGCCCGGGCCCTGGCGTCGTCCCCACGTCTGCTGGTCGCCGACGAACCCACCGGGCAACTGGACGCCGAGACCGGGCTGTCCGTCATGGCCCTCCTGCGTGGGGTGGTCGAGTCGGAGGGCGTGACGGCGCTGATCTCCACCCACGACCCGGTGATGATGCGGCTGGCCGACCGGGTGATCCGGATCTCCGACGGGCGAGTGAGCGAAGAGCCCGAACCCCCCGGGGCTGCCGGGTGA